Proteins encoded together in one Sceloporus undulatus isolate JIND9_A2432 ecotype Alabama chromosome 4, SceUnd_v1.1, whole genome shotgun sequence window:
- the KCNS2 gene encoding potassium voltage-gated channel subfamily S member 2 gives MTRLSLRDLSETDCEDNEISINVGGFKKKMRSNTLLRFPETRLGKLLSCHSKESILELCDDYDDTKNEFYFDRNPELFPYVLHFYNTGKLHVMGELCVFSFSQEIEYWGINEFFIDSCCSYSYHGRKMEPDQEKWEDHSDQESTTSSFDEILAFYNDAAKFDNQPFGKIRRQLWLALDNPGYSVMSRIFSVLSIVVVLGSIITMCLNSLSDFQIVSRNGDLEEDPRFEIVEHFGIAWFTFELVARFAVAPDLLKFFQHALNLIDLMSILPFYITLIVNLVVESSPALANLGRVAQVLRLMRIFRILKLARHSTGLRSLGATLKYSYREVGLLLLYLSVGISIFSVVAYTIEKEENRALETIPACWWWATVSMTTVGYGDVVPVTTAGRLTASACILAGILVVVLPITLIFNKFSHFYKRQKQLESAMRSCDFGDGMKVVPSVNLRDYYAYKVKSLMASLTNMSRSTPSELSLNDSLH, from the coding sequence ATGACCAGGCTGAGTCTAAGGGATTTATCAGAGACTGATTGTGAAGACAATGAGATCAGCATCAACGTTGGCGGCTTTAAGAAGAAGATGCGATCCAACACGTTGTTGAGATTCCCTGAAACAAGGCTGGGCAAGCTGCTGAGCTGCCATTCGAAGGAGTCGATTTTAGAGCTTTGTGATGATTACGATGACACCAAGAATGAGTTCTACTTTGACAGGAACCCTGAACTTTTCCCTTACGTGCTGCATTTTTATAACACTGGGAAGCTGCATGTGATGGGGGAGCTCTGTGTCTTTTCCTTCAGCCAGGAAATTGAATATTGGGGCATCAATGAGTTCTTCATTGATTCTTGCTGCAGTTACAGCTACCATGGTAGAAAAATGGAACCAGACCAAGAAAAATGGGAAGATCACAGTGACCAAGAAAGCACCACCTCTTCATTTGATGAAATCTTAGCCTTCTATAATGATGCTGCTAAGTTTGACAACCAGCCTTTTGGGAAAATCAGGCGGCAGCTATGGTTAGCTTTAGATAATCCTGGCTATTCTGTCATGAGCCGAATTTTCAGTGTCCTTTCCATAGTGGTGGTTCTTGGATCCATCATAACCATGTGCCTCAACAGCCTCTCAGACTTTCAGATTGTTAGCAGAAATGGGGACTTGGAGGAAGACCCTCGGTTTGAAATTGTGGAACATTTTGGTATTGCATGGTTCACCTTTGAGTTGGTAGCAaggtttgctgtggccccagaccTCCTGAAGTTCTTTCAGCATGCACTCAATCTGATTGACCTCATGTCCATCCTTCCAttttacatcactttaattgtGAACCTGGTGGTGGAAAGCAGCCCTGCTTTAGCTAACTTGGGTAGAGTAGCGCAAGTCTTGAGACTGATGAGAATATTCCGCATCCTAAAACTTGCTCGCCACTCCACAGGCCTTAGATCTCTGGGAGCCACTCTCAAGTATAGCTACAGAGAGGTTGGGCTCCTCCTGCTTTACCTCTCAGTTGGAATCTCTATATTCTCTGTAGTGGCTTACAcaattgaaaaagaagaaaacagggcCTTAGAGACCATCCCTGCTTGCTGGTGGTGGGCTACAGTTAGCATGACCACAGTTGGCTACGGGGATGTTGTCCCAGTGACCACTGCAGGCAGGCTGACAGCTTCTGCCTGCATCCTAGCTGGAATCCTGGTAGTAGTTCTTCCTATCACGCTCATTTTCAACAAGTTTTCTCACTTTTATAAGCgtcaaaagcagctggaaagtgCAATGAGGAGTTGTGATTTTGGGGATGGGATGAAAGTGGTTCCTTCAGTAAACTTAAGGGACTACTATGCCTACAAAGTTAAATCCCTCATGGCCAGTCTCACAAACATGAGCAGGAGCACACCCAGTGAATTAAGTCTAAATGATTCATTGCATTAG